A window of the Mus pahari chromosome 1, PAHARI_EIJ_v1.1, whole genome shotgun sequence genome harbors these coding sequences:
- the Mrpl49 gene encoding 39S ribosomal protein L49, mitochondrial, with translation MAAAVFRVALQDWRSCLRPSYGRRKLSQTQGPPDNPGFVESVDEYQFVERLLPPTKIPEPPKHKHYPTPSGWQPPRDPLPSLPYFVRRSRMHNIPVYKEITHGNRQMTLIRKVEGDIWALQKDVEEFLSPLLGKTPVTQVNEVTGTLRIKGYFDEQLKAWLLEKGF, from the exons ATGGCAGCAGCCGTGTTCCGAGTTGCTTTGCAGGACTGGAGGAGCTGCCTCCGTCCGAGCTACGGGCGACGGAAGCTG aGCCAGACCCAGGGGCCTCCTGATAACCCCGGCTTTGTGGAGTCTGTGGATGAATACCAATTTGTGGAGCGCCTGCTTCCGCCTACCAAAATCCCAGAGCCGCCAAAACATAAACATTATCCCACTCCTAGTGGTTGGCAGCCTCCTAGAG ATCCCCTTCCCAGCTTGCCCTACTTTGTTCGTCGCTCTCGGATGCACAACATTCCTGTCTACAAGGAGATCACACATGGCAACCGACAGATGACCTTGATTCGGAAGGTGGAAGGTGACATCTGG GCCCTACAGAAGGATGTGGAAGAATTTCTGAGCCCGCTGCTGGGAAAGACACCTGTCACCCAGGTTAATGAGGTGACAGGTACTCTTCGAATCAAGGGCTACTTTGATGAACAGCTTAAAGCCTGGCTTCTGGAGAAAGGCTTCTGA